Proteins encoded by one window of Panicum virgatum strain AP13 chromosome 7N, P.virgatum_v5, whole genome shotgun sequence:
- the LOC120680995 gene encoding cytochrome P450 89A2-like, with translation MELLVVQLLLTLGLAVLLFLAIFRLTTRNSRPAPTPTVVTDPDIARLMLSDHADAFSNRPTAHYPADFSESHSINSVPYGPTWRALRANLMADILHPTRLGLLLPFRQEAVAALIANLSTQAPGEAVVRNSLHAAAFALTVRICFGDGVGECYVRAMEREVLQFITTFVEDSALLAGSSRLTRLLHWRRWLRFSGTFSRVSKIVLPVIAAQQKSRRTHGGTTGIRSYVDSLLDLRVPVSDDDAMATSKRPLTDKEIVRLVFEFLGANTESTVSCVEWTLAHLAIHPEIQKKLRHEITSTVPHGKGTLVSEESLHRLPYLRAVILESLRLHSPVPLILRDVSADDAAICGTPAASADGAPVLFVADIREIGRSTKAWMDPDKFCPERFLAGGEAEGVGPVPGPKEIRMLPFGAGRRYCPGVGVGMVQVGCFLAALVREFEWSLPANCDSIDLTEFRAFFMVMKTPLRARITPHTVTT, from the coding sequence ATGGAACTACTAGTTGTGCAGCTGCTCCTTACCCTTGGGCTGGCCGTTCTCCTCTTCCTTGCCATTTTCCGTCTGACCACAAGGAATTCACGTCCTGCTCCCACCCCCACCGTGGTCACCGACCCTGATATCGCTCGGCTCATGCTAAGTGACCACGCCGATGCCTTCTCCAACCGCCCCACAGCGCACTATCCCGCGGACTTCAGCGAAAGCCATAGCATAAACAGTGTTCCCTATGGCCCGACATGGCGGGCGCTTCGGGCGAACCTCATGGCCGACATCCTCCACCCCACACGCCTCGGTCTCCTCTTGCCATTCCGGCAGGAAGCCGTCGCGGCACTCATCGCCAACCTCTCCACCCAGGCCCCCGGTGAAGCGGTTGTCCGGAAcagcctccacgccgccgcgttTGCGCTGACGGTGCGCATTTGCTTCGGCGATGGCGTTGGTGAGTGCTATGTGCGTGCCATGGAGCGTGAGGTGCTGCAGTTCATAACCACCTTCGTGGAAGACAGTGCCTTGTTAGCAGGATCAAGCAGGTTGACAAGGCTCCTGCACTGGAGGCGGTGGCTGCGCTTCTCCGGCACATTCAGCCGGGTATCCAAGATTGTCCTCCCTGTCATCGCAGCCCAGCAGAAGTCTCGACGTACCCATGGAGGCACCACCGGCATCCGCTCTTATGTTGACTCCCTCCTCGACCTCCGCGTCCCTGTGAGTGATGATGATGCCATGGCAACAAGCAAGCGCCCGCTCACGGACAAGGAAATAGTGAGGCTTGTGTTTGAGTTCCTGGGCGCGAACACCGAGTCGACCGTGTCATGTGTCGAGTGGACGCTTGCCCACTTGGCCATCCATCCGGAGATTCAGAAGAAGCTACGCCATGAGATCACTAGTACTGTTCCTCATGGCAAGGGCACATTGGTCTCCGAGGAGAGCCTCCATCGCCTACCGTACCTGCGGGCTGTTATTCTCGAGAGCCTCCGGCTGCATTCACCGGTGCCGCTCATTTTGCGCGATGTCAGCGCCGATGACGCGGCGATTTGTGGAACACCAGCAGCATCAGCTGATGGCGCGCCGGTGCTCTTCGTCGCTGACATACGCGAGATCGGGAGGAGCACGAAGGCATGGATGGACCCCGACAAGTTCTGCCCGGAGCGGTTTCTCGCTGGCGGTGAGGCGGAAGGCGTGGGCCCTGTGCCAGGGCCGAAGGAGATCAGGATGCTGCCGTTCGGAGCAGGGCGGAGGTATTGCCCTGGGGTAGGGGTGGGCATGGTTCAAGTAGGGTGCTTCCTCGCAGCACTCGTGCGTGAGTTCGAGTGGTCACTGCCGGCAAACTGCGACAGCATTGACCTAACGGAGTTTCGTGCCTtcttcatggtgatgaagacgcCACTCAGGGCTCGTATCACACCACACACGGTGACTACGTGA
- the LOC120682387 gene encoding uncharacterized protein LOC120682387 isoform X2, with translation MTAAPALRLGARSASTPPATGDPLPPTPARVPKSRRRLLPPRIGAPLLSSRLLPPSTLAERKAVPLASPSPYPTRARRASLPHLKLGPFAPPVRHSTPPPARDPTARRFRDRGASKLLHRTTCLDRRPRRLPDRHQTVKDLYNGIREHADQDAAMQGGKWLWTKRRMADHPILSLTTGSIRPQVMDDLTLTSR, from the exons atgacggcggcgccggccctcCGTTTAGGGGCTCGCAGTGCCTCCACGCCGCCAGCCACCGGAGATCCCCTTCCTCCCACGCCAGCTCGCGTACCCAAATCGCGACGCCGTCTCCTCCCACCGCGAATCGGGGCGCCCCTCCTCTCTTCAAGGCTGCTGCCGCCCTCCACGCTGGCGGAGAGGAAGGCCGTCCCCCTCGCATCACCTTCCCCCTACCCGACGCGGGCTCGCCGCGCCTCACTCCCCCACCTGAAGCTCGGACCCTTCGCGCCTCCCGTGCGCCACTCGACGCCGCCTCCGGCGCGAGACCCCACAGCCCGACGCTTCCGAGACCGCGGCGCCTCCAAGCTCCTCCACCGCACGACTTG TTTGGATCGTCGGCCTCGGCGGCTTCCAGATCGGCATCAAACCGTCAAGGACCTCTACAACGGCATCCGCGAG CATGCAGATCAAGATGCTGCAATGCAAGGGGGTAAATGGCTGTGGACGAAAAGGAGGATGGCAGATCATCCAATCTTATCGTTGACAACTGGCTCTATCAGACCCCAG GTAATGGATGACCTGACCTTAACCTCAAGGTAA
- the LOC120682387 gene encoding protein PRRC2C-like isoform X5, protein MTAAPALRLGARSASTPPATGDPLPPTPARVPKSRRRLLPPRIGAPLLSSRLLPPSTLAERKAVPLASPRETPQPDASETAAPPSSSTARLASAASRSASNRQGPLQRHPRDQDAAMQGGKWLWTKRRMADHPILSLTTGSIRPQVMDDLTLTSR, encoded by the exons atgacggcggcgccggccctcCGTTTAGGGGCTCGCAGTGCCTCCACGCCGCCAGCCACCGGAGATCCCCTTCCTCCCACGCCAGCTCGCGTACCCAAATCGCGACGCCGTCTCCTCCCACCGCGAATCGGGGCGCCCCTCCTCTCTTCAAGGCTGCTGCCGCCCTCCACGCTGGCGGAGAGGAAGGCCGTCCCCCTCGCATCACCT CGCGAGACCCCACAGCCCGACGCTTCCGAGACCGCGGCGCCTCCAAGCTCCTCCACCGCACGACTTG CCTCGGCGGCTTCCAGATCGGCATCAAACCGTCAAGGACCTCTACAACGGCATCCGCGAG ATCAAGATGCTGCAATGCAAGGGGGTAAATGGCTGTGGACGAAAAGGAGGATGGCAGATCATCCAATCTTATCGTTGACAACTGGCTCTATCAGACCCCAG GTAATGGATGACCTGACCTTAACCTCAAGGTAA
- the LOC120682387 gene encoding uncharacterized protein LOC120682387 isoform X1 has protein sequence MTAAPALRLGARSASTPPATGDPLPPTPARVPKSRRRLLPPRIGAPLLSSRLLPPSTLAERKAVPLASPSPYPTRARRASLPHLKLGPFAPPVRHSTPPPARDPTARRFRDRGASKLLHRTTCLDRRPRRLPDRHQTVKDLYNGIREHADQDAAMQGGKWLWTKRRMADHPILSLTTGSIRPQVFCPRQDFTTASDRT, from the exons atgacggcggcgccggccctcCGTTTAGGGGCTCGCAGTGCCTCCACGCCGCCAGCCACCGGAGATCCCCTTCCTCCCACGCCAGCTCGCGTACCCAAATCGCGACGCCGTCTCCTCCCACCGCGAATCGGGGCGCCCCTCCTCTCTTCAAGGCTGCTGCCGCCCTCCACGCTGGCGGAGAGGAAGGCCGTCCCCCTCGCATCACCTTCCCCCTACCCGACGCGGGCTCGCCGCGCCTCACTCCCCCACCTGAAGCTCGGACCCTTCGCGCCTCCCGTGCGCCACTCGACGCCGCCTCCGGCGCGAGACCCCACAGCCCGACGCTTCCGAGACCGCGGCGCCTCCAAGCTCCTCCACCGCACGACTTG TTTGGATCGTCGGCCTCGGCGGCTTCCAGATCGGCATCAAACCGTCAAGGACCTCTACAACGGCATCCGCGAG CATGCAGATCAAGATGCTGCAATGCAAGGGGGTAAATGGCTGTGGACGAAAAGGAGGATGGCAGATCATCCAATCTTATCGTTGACAACTGGCTCTATCAGACCCCAGGTATTTTGTCCTAGACAAGATTTTACAACTGCGAGTGATAGAACATGA
- the LOC120682387 gene encoding uncharacterized protein LOC120682387 isoform X4, with protein sequence MTAAPALRLGARSASTPPATGDPLPPTPARVPKSRRRLLPPRIGAPLLSSRLLPPSTLAERKAVPLASPSPYPTRARRASLPHLKLGPFAPPVRHSTPPPARDPTARRFRDRGASKLLHRTTCLGGFQIGIKPSRTSTTASASMQIKMLQCKGVNGCGRKGGWQIIQSYR encoded by the exons atgacggcggcgccggccctcCGTTTAGGGGCTCGCAGTGCCTCCACGCCGCCAGCCACCGGAGATCCCCTTCCTCCCACGCCAGCTCGCGTACCCAAATCGCGACGCCGTCTCCTCCCACCGCGAATCGGGGCGCCCCTCCTCTCTTCAAGGCTGCTGCCGCCCTCCACGCTGGCGGAGAGGAAGGCCGTCCCCCTCGCATCACCTTCCCCCTACCCGACGCGGGCTCGCCGCGCCTCACTCCCCCACCTGAAGCTCGGACCCTTCGCGCCTCCCGTGCGCCACTCGACGCCGCCTCCGGCGCGAGACCCCACAGCCCGACGCTTCCGAGACCGCGGCGCCTCCAAGCTCCTCCACCGCACGACTTG CCTCGGCGGCTTCCAGATCGGCATCAAACCGTCAAGGACCTCTACAACGGCATCCGCGAG CATGCAGATCAAGATGCTGCAATGCAAGGGGGTAAATGGCTGTGGACGAAAAGGAGGATGGCAGATCATCCAATCTTATCGTTGA
- the LOC120682387 gene encoding uncharacterized protein LOC120682387 isoform X3, whose translation MTAAPALRLGARSASTPPATGDPLPPTPARVPKSRRRLLPPRIGAPLLSSRLLPPSTLAERKAVPLASPSPYPTRARRASLPHLKLGPFAPPVRHSTPPPARDPTARRFRDRGASKLLHRTTCLDRRPRRLPDRHQTVKDLYNGIREIKMLQCKGVNGCGRKGGWQIIQSYR comes from the exons atgacggcggcgccggccctcCGTTTAGGGGCTCGCAGTGCCTCCACGCCGCCAGCCACCGGAGATCCCCTTCCTCCCACGCCAGCTCGCGTACCCAAATCGCGACGCCGTCTCCTCCCACCGCGAATCGGGGCGCCCCTCCTCTCTTCAAGGCTGCTGCCGCCCTCCACGCTGGCGGAGAGGAAGGCCGTCCCCCTCGCATCACCTTCCCCCTACCCGACGCGGGCTCGCCGCGCCTCACTCCCCCACCTGAAGCTCGGACCCTTCGCGCCTCCCGTGCGCCACTCGACGCCGCCTCCGGCGCGAGACCCCACAGCCCGACGCTTCCGAGACCGCGGCGCCTCCAAGCTCCTCCACCGCACGACTTG TTTGGATCGTCGGCCTCGGCGGCTTCCAGATCGGCATCAAACCGTCAAGGACCTCTACAACGGCATCCGCGAG ATCAAGATGCTGCAATGCAAGGGGGTAAATGGCTGTGGACGAAAAGGAGGATGGCAGATCATCCAATCTTATCGTTGA